From a region of the Mesomycoplasma ovipneumoniae ATCC 29419 genome:
- a CDS encoding YbaB/EbfC family nucleoid-associated protein produces the protein MNLQKLLKEAQKMQKDHKVKKDLLEKTDFDFENQGISLTISGGFELKKLKIAPFLVDKDDIETLEDLISITLNQALLKIREENEKIAPTQSH, from the coding sequence AAAGAAGCACAAAAAATGCAAAAAGATCATAAAGTAAAAAAAGATTTGTTAGAAAAAACAGATTTTGACTTTGAAAATCAAGGAATTTCGCTGACTATTTCAGGAGGATTTGAGTTAAAAAAGTTAAAAATTGCTCCATTTTTAGTCGACAAAGACGATATTGAAACATTAGAAGATTTAATTTCTATCACATTAAATCAAGCTTTGTTGAAAATTAGAGAAGAAAATGAAAAAATTGCCCCAACTCAATCACATTAA